A genome region from Blautia coccoides includes the following:
- a CDS encoding site-specific integrase: MPRKGENIRKRKDGRWEARYMKGRDVDGKIRYGYLYGKSYKEVKDKKIKIISEYPSFLAYGNQPSVLLEDDRIRTVSVQWRNHIRYTIKVSTYSNYGEILDNHILPVLGDTPIRKFTNRILLNFVQRELEKGMSYGSIHVIMGVLKNLLHYGQELGCFPAELLKFPRIPAGGKEIRIMSKEDFRKLDAFLSEGLDPFTFGILLCMYTGIRVGELCGLKWEDLDFSHRKIYIRRTVTRVKNLDVTFSEGKGVSPRTRLNIGTPKTSTSIREIPLPDRLLSLGTALKKNGSCFLLTGTENCVEPRTVQRRYASLLKKCQIPHIKIHSLRHQFSCRWIEQGFDTKSLSEILGHTSVKTTLDLYVHIQAETKREYMNQLTTP, from the coding sequence ATGCCCAGAAAAGGTGAAAACATCAGAAAAAGGAAAGACGGCCGTTGGGAGGCACGCTATATGAAAGGTCGTGATGTGGACGGGAAAATCAGGTATGGTTACCTGTATGGCAAGTCGTATAAGGAGGTAAAGGACAAGAAAATAAAAATCATTTCAGAATACCCGTCTTTTCTTGCATATGGAAATCAGCCGTCTGTACTGCTAGAGGATGACAGGATACGTACCGTCAGCGTTCAGTGGAGGAACCATATCCGCTATACCATCAAAGTAAGTACCTATTCAAATTACGGTGAGATCCTGGACAACCATATACTGCCGGTTTTAGGGGATACACCTATCAGAAAATTTACAAATCGTATCCTTTTGAACTTTGTCCAGCGGGAGCTGGAAAAAGGAATGTCCTACGGAAGTATCCACGTGATCATGGGCGTGCTGAAGAATCTGCTTCATTATGGGCAGGAGCTGGGGTGCTTTCCCGCTGAACTTCTGAAATTTCCGCGGATTCCCGCCGGCGGAAAGGAGATAAGGATCATGAGCAAGGAGGATTTCAGAAAGCTGGATGCTTTTCTGAGTGAGGGCCTGGACCCGTTTACATTTGGTATCCTTCTGTGTATGTATACAGGCATACGTGTGGGAGAGCTGTGTGGATTGAAATGGGAAGACTTAGACTTCAGCCACCGTAAAATCTACATCCGCCGGACAGTTACGCGTGTGAAGAATCTGGATGTGACTTTCTCAGAGGGAAAAGGGGTATCCCCCAGGACTCGCCTTAATATCGGCACACCTAAAACATCCACCTCCATCCGTGAAATCCCTCTTCCGGACCGTCTGCTTTCTCTCGGAACGGCTTTGAAGAAAAATGGCAGCTGTTTTCTCCTGACAGGAACGGAGAACTGCGTGGAACCCCGTACGGTTCAGAGAAGATACGCGTCTCTTCTGAAAAAATGCCAGATACCCCACATAAAAATACATTCCCTCCGCCATCAGTTCTCCTGCCGCTGGATAGAGCAGGGCTTTGACACAAAATCCCTGTCGGAGATTCTGGGGCATACGTCTGTAAAAACAACGCTTGACCTTTATGTCCACATACAGGCTGAGACAAAGAGGGAATATATGAACCAGCTCACAACACCTTGA
- a CDS encoding ABC transporter ATP-binding protein produces MRKKRRKADLVLRFFQGSKKYFLVAVLASLVTTGLNSLTPQIFRFTVDSVLGGDKYKYLSEHLWIMALMLVGVALFSGAALFLSRAYTAKAGENFAKNMRDALFSHVQRLPMEWHDRHQTGDIIQRCTSDVEVIRNFVVTQLLEVFRTVFLVTVSFAMMFSMNVKLSVIVLFFVPLVALYSTIFYRLIAGRFTTADEAEGELSTVVQENATGVRVVRAFGREKFEMERFYEKNNAFAELWIKLGTLSGLYWGIGDLITGLQVVAVIVLGAAEAVHGNISVGEFIAFASYNTTLVWPIRGLGRILSDMSKAGVSFERVDYIIRAEEEEYQDKKEYKKQEEPQSYDIAFSHVNYGYKDGKEVLSDVSFSIPQGSTLGILGGTGSGKSTIMQLLNRLYELEKGQGDITLGGKNIREIPLEWIRKNVGMVLQEPFLYSRTIKENIAASVPEATFEEIRQAAKVACIDEAIMNFPDGYETLVGERGVTLSGGQRQRIAIARMLLQKAPVMIFDDSLSAVDSQTDSKIRKALLENRRDATVILISHRVTTLMSADKIMVLNQGRIEEMGTHQELIKQQGIYRKIYDIQMSQDDRMQMEV; encoded by the coding sequence ATGAGAAAAAAACGTAGAAAAGCGGACCTGGTACTGAGATTTTTCCAGGGTTCAAAAAAGTATTTTTTAGTGGCAGTGCTGGCCTCGCTGGTCACAACCGGATTAAATTCCCTTACACCACAGATATTTAGGTTTACCGTGGACTCTGTGCTGGGCGGGGATAAATATAAATATTTATCAGAGCATCTGTGGATCATGGCTCTGATGCTGGTAGGAGTGGCACTTTTTTCCGGAGCGGCACTTTTTTTGAGCCGTGCTTATACTGCCAAAGCGGGAGAGAATTTTGCCAAGAACATGAGGGATGCGCTGTTTTCCCATGTGCAGAGGCTTCCTATGGAATGGCACGATAGACATCAGACAGGTGATATTATTCAGCGCTGCACCTCAGATGTGGAGGTGATCCGCAACTTTGTAGTCACGCAGCTTTTGGAGGTGTTCCGTACGGTATTTCTGGTAACGGTCTCCTTTGCAATGATGTTTTCCATGAATGTGAAGCTGTCCGTTATAGTTCTGTTTTTCGTGCCGTTAGTTGCGCTGTACTCCACGATTTTTTACCGTCTGATCGCAGGGCGTTTTACAACGGCCGACGAAGCGGAAGGGGAATTATCCACTGTGGTGCAGGAGAATGCCACAGGTGTCCGGGTGGTGCGGGCTTTCGGCAGGGAAAAGTTTGAGATGGAACGTTTTTATGAGAAAAATAACGCATTTGCGGAGTTGTGGATCAAGCTTGGCACCTTGTCTGGGCTTTACTGGGGAATCGGGGATCTGATCACCGGTCTGCAGGTGGTTGCGGTGATCGTTCTTGGGGCAGCGGAGGCTGTACACGGGAATATTTCCGTGGGAGAATTTATTGCGTTTGCCTCTTATAATACGACTTTAGTATGGCCTATCCGCGGACTTGGACGAATCCTCTCGGACATGAGTAAGGCGGGTGTTTCTTTTGAACGTGTGGATTATATCATACGGGCTGAGGAGGAAGAGTACCAGGACAAAAAAGAGTATAAAAAACAGGAAGAACCTCAGAGCTATGACATTGCATTTTCTCATGTGAACTATGGATATAAGGATGGGAAAGAGGTGCTTTCAGATGTCTCCTTCTCTATCCCCCAGGGCAGTACACTGGGAATCCTGGGCGGTACCGGCAGCGGCAAGTCCACGATCATGCAGCTCCTCAACCGGTTATATGAGCTGGAGAAAGGACAGGGAGATATCACGCTGGGAGGAAAAAATATCAGGGAAATTCCACTGGAATGGATCAGAAAGAATGTGGGAATGGTGCTCCAGGAACCATTTCTCTATTCCAGGACCATAAAAGAAAATATCGCTGCGTCTGTGCCGGAGGCCACCTTTGAGGAAATCAGGCAGGCGGCTAAAGTGGCCTGTATTGATGAGGCGATCATGAATTTTCCGGATGGGTATGAAACGCTGGTGGGTGAGAGAGGAGTAACGTTGTCAGGAGGCCAGAGACAGAGGATCGCCATAGCCAGAATGCTGCTTCAGAAAGCACCTGTTATGATATTTGACGACTCTCTTTCAGCAGTGGATTCCCAGACAGATTCCAAGATCAGGAAAGCGCTTCTGGAGAACAGAAGAGATGCCACTGTGATCCTCATCTCCCACAGGGTGACCACATTGATGAGCGCAGATAAGATCATGGTGCTGAACCAGGGAAGAATTGAAGAGATGGGGACACATCAGGAGCTGATCAAACAACAGGGAATCTACAGAAAGATTTATGACATTCAGATGAGCCAGGACGACAGAATGCAGATGGAGGTGTAA
- a CDS encoding GNAT family N-acetyltransferase, with protein MQISNTSDSPYEGSYNTAIARTAVSPLKNHDLPSTENTPALETQRLILRRFTPDDAPALFRILSDKEVNTFLPMFPPRTQEEAEEYLQKQYLDTYRQPSGYRYAVCLKTDNVPIGYVNVSSDDSHDFGYGLRKDFWHKGIITEASLAVVEKLKASGLPFITATHDVNNPRSGEVMKKIGMTYQYSYEEQWQPKDFPVTFRMYQLNFDGQKDRVFKIYWEQYPVHFIEAL; from the coding sequence ATGCAGATTTCTAATACCTCAGACAGCCCATATGAGGGCAGCTACAATACTGCCATTGCCCGGACCGCTGTCAGTCCCCTAAAAAACCATGATCTCCCTTCTACAGAAAACACGCCTGCATTGGAAACCCAACGGCTTATTCTCAGAAGATTTACCCCTGATGATGCCCCGGCACTTTTCCGTATCCTCAGCGACAAGGAGGTAAACACATTTCTCCCCATGTTCCCGCCAAGAACGCAGGAGGAAGCCGAAGAATATCTGCAGAAGCAATATCTGGACACCTACCGACAACCGTCGGGATACCGGTATGCTGTCTGCTTAAAAACAGATAACGTTCCAATCGGATATGTCAATGTAAGCAGTGATGACAGTCATGATTTCGGCTATGGACTGCGAAAGGATTTCTGGCATAAAGGGATCATAACAGAAGCCAGCCTCGCTGTGGTGGAAAAGCTGAAGGCTTCCGGCCTACCTTTCATCACTGCCACCCACGATGTGAATAATCCCAGAAGCGGGGAGGTCATGAAAAAAATCGGCATGACTTATCAGTATTCCTACGAGGAGCAGTGGCAGCCCAAGGATTTTCCTGTAACCTTCCGCATGTATCAGCTTAATTTTGACGGGCAGAAGGACCGTGTCTTTAAAATATACTGGGAACAGTATCCTGTCCATTTTATAGAAGCTTTATAA
- a CDS encoding AraC family transcriptional regulator, translated as MFIQYNNLDINFTIGSTQFRTLNIAYEDLHRIIPSHSHGDNSYEIHYVASGCGYIKVGEKTYEITPNTLYMAGPHVAHAQISVQGNPMADYCIYLRVRRTSSGDKKTDGLDHLFTEKTFWIGQDNCQIHNTMEQLFQELKEQKTGYTVCVETLLRQLIVQMIRNYQGGAKALHHFSPATPAEAQDFIIEESFLYDYPVLTLEQLSGRLGLGCRQTERLMQDIYGKTFLQKKGDARMSAASILLTYSDRSISSIAEELGYSSVEHFSAAFRKYYNKSARQYRKETREST; from the coding sequence ATGTTTATCCAATACAATAATCTGGATATTAACTTTACCATAGGCAGCACCCAATTCCGTACACTCAATATCGCATATGAAGACCTGCACCGCATCATTCCCAGCCACAGCCATGGGGATAACAGTTATGAGATCCACTATGTAGCCTCCGGCTGCGGATACATAAAGGTAGGGGAAAAGACATACGAGATCACCCCTAACACCCTTTATATGGCAGGCCCCCATGTAGCCCACGCCCAGATATCCGTCCAGGGCAATCCCATGGCAGACTACTGCATTTATTTAAGAGTACGCCGCACTTCTTCCGGAGATAAAAAAACGGACGGACTGGACCATCTGTTCACAGAAAAAACGTTCTGGATCGGACAGGACAACTGCCAGATCCATAACACGATGGAGCAGCTTTTCCAGGAACTGAAAGAACAGAAAACAGGCTATACGGTCTGCGTGGAAACGCTCCTGCGGCAGCTTATCGTACAGATGATACGGAATTATCAGGGGGGAGCAAAAGCCCTTCATCATTTCAGTCCCGCAACACCGGCTGAGGCCCAGGACTTTATCATAGAGGAATCTTTTCTGTATGACTACCCTGTCCTCACACTGGAACAACTTTCCGGGAGACTTGGACTTGGGTGCAGACAGACCGAGCGGCTTATGCAGGACATATACGGCAAAACATTTCTGCAAAAAAAAGGAGATGCCCGCATGTCGGCTGCCTCTATTCTGCTCACCTATTCAGACCGCAGCATATCCTCCATTGCGGAGGAGCTGGGGTACTCATCTGTGGAGCATTTCTCCGCAGCCTTCCGAAAATACTATAATAAAAGTGCCCGCCAGTACCGGAAGGAAACCCGGGAAAGTACCTGA
- a CDS encoding zinc ribbon domain-containing protein has protein sequence MKYKLRCPHPEWLERTEEHYRKVLIFYYHLLLDHEELWEQNLLQIQGNLEHLTIAGRDGRQPEHPIPYDKVPVYFRRSAINKASGNLKSLLTKYKHTGKTPDFTIPESINASVTYFKGMYKNMQEDRIDLKVWDGEKWHWMDSRLKGQAVPEGSLLLSPSVVFKNKEYWLHVPVKLQTSDARNAKERMRDKENICSVQFTNTDIFAMCCILDADGRQKAVYSCRGGDAYSAECKAIKEKIAKSRIYTDNDDTPQPNRRYYMHLKNLSEHYAHQVSRETVDLCIQEQAKVIVLPAYDEAFTKMVRYRSGIYSPLQLECRIRKFLKYKAWCEGIVVLELSAEGTSSRCFNCGGKVKKKGKMFICENGHQGSRFLNSARNLGLKCLQDFADKRKSDKA, from the coding sequence ATGAAATACAAACTCCGCTGTCCGCATCCGGAATGGCTGGAAAGAACAGAGGAACATTACCGTAAGGTGCTGATCTTCTATTATCATCTCCTTTTGGATCATGAAGAACTATGGGAGCAGAATCTGCTTCAGATACAGGGAAACCTGGAACATCTGACGATTGCAGGCAGAGATGGAAGACAGCCGGAACATCCCATTCCATATGATAAAGTACCGGTTTATTTTCGTCGTTCAGCCATCAACAAAGCCTCCGGGAATTTGAAAAGCCTCCTTACAAAATATAAACATACAGGGAAGACACCGGATTTTACTATACCGGAATCCATCAATGCCTCTGTGACTTATTTTAAAGGCATGTATAAAAATATGCAGGAGGACAGGATCGATCTCAAGGTATGGGACGGAGAAAAGTGGCACTGGATGGACAGCAGATTAAAAGGGCAGGCGGTTCCTGAGGGAAGTCTGCTGCTTTCCCCATCCGTAGTTTTCAAAAATAAAGAGTATTGGCTTCATGTTCCGGTCAAGCTGCAGACATCGGATGCCAGAAATGCCAAGGAACGGATGAGGGATAAAGAGAATATATGCAGCGTTCAATTTACCAATACTGATATTTTTGCCATGTGCTGTATTTTGGATGCAGATGGGAGACAAAAGGCAGTATATTCCTGCCGGGGAGGCGATGCATACAGTGCAGAGTGTAAAGCGATCAAGGAAAAAATCGCGAAGTCCAGGATCTATACCGACAATGATGACACGCCGCAGCCAAACCGAAGATATTATATGCATCTGAAAAATCTTTCCGAACATTATGCCCACCAAGTGAGCAGGGAAACGGTTGACCTTTGTATACAGGAACAGGCAAAAGTAATTGTTCTTCCGGCTTATGATGAGGCATTCACAAAAATGGTCAGATACCGTTCCGGAATATATTCTCCGCTTCAGTTGGAGTGCAGGATCAGAAAATTTTTAAAGTATAAGGCATGGTGTGAGGGGATTGTGGTTTTGGAGCTAAGTGCAGAGGGAACCAGCAGCAGATGTTTTAACTGCGGCGGGAAGGTAAAGAAAAAAGGAAAGATGTTTATATGTGAAAACGGACATCAGGGAAGCAGATTTTTGAACAGTGCCAGAAATCTGGGGCTGAAATGTCTGCAGGATTTTGCCGATAAGAGAAAATCAGATAAGGCATAA
- a CDS encoding DMT family transporter has product MNTYKKPMLERVWVVCGLAVLCNALWGSAFPSIKIGYRLFEIPGDSPASQILFAGMRFALAGLLAVGFGSILQRKVLIPKRKSWGNIVKLSMFQTILQYVFFYLGLAHTTGVKGSIITASNTFLSILVASLVFRQEKLTGRKIAACIVGFAGVVLVNLNGSGMGAGMKINGEGFLMVSVTAYAFASSLLKIYSRDEDPVVLSGYQFMIGGLVMMVCGFLLGGRIHTVSPKGVAMLIYLALISSVAFSVWGILLKYHPVSRIAIFGFTNPVFGVVLSSVFLHEQNQAEGWKIVTALLLVCTGILLLNYQKAEKREVNTSVN; this is encoded by the coding sequence ATGAATACATATAAAAAACCAATGCTGGAAAGAGTCTGGGTGGTCTGCGGACTTGCTGTCTTATGTAATGCACTCTGGGGCAGCGCTTTTCCAAGTATAAAGATCGGATACAGACTTTTTGAGATACCCGGAGACAGCCCGGCTTCCCAGATTTTATTTGCAGGCATGCGCTTTGCCCTGGCAGGACTGCTGGCTGTGGGGTTTGGAAGTATCCTTCAGAGAAAGGTACTGATACCAAAGAGAAAGTCATGGGGAAATATTGTGAAGCTCTCCATGTTTCAGACGATTTTACAATATGTGTTTTTCTATTTGGGGCTGGCTCATACGACAGGTGTGAAAGGCTCCATTATAACGGCATCCAATACCTTTTTAAGTATATTGGTTGCAAGTCTTGTCTTCCGTCAGGAGAAACTGACCGGCCGGAAGATCGCCGCGTGTATTGTAGGCTTCGCCGGAGTGGTGCTGGTGAACCTGAACGGCAGCGGCATGGGAGCAGGCATGAAAATAAATGGCGAAGGATTTCTTATGGTATCCGTGACTGCCTATGCTTTCGCGTCCAGCCTTCTCAAAATATATTCACGTGATGAGGACCCTGTGGTATTGAGCGGATATCAGTTTATGATAGGTGGTCTTGTCATGATGGTCTGTGGCTTCTTGCTGGGCGGGCGTATCCATACCGTTTCCCCAAAGGGGGTGGCCATGCTGATATATCTGGCACTTATTTCCTCAGTGGCATTTTCAGTCTGGGGTATTTTGCTGAAGTATCATCCGGTATCCAGAATTGCCATTTTTGGATTTACCAATCCTGTGTTTGGGGTGGTTTTATCTTCGGTTTTTCTGCACGAGCAGAATCAGGCGGAGGGATGGAAGATCGTGACAGCACTTTTGCTGGTATGTACCGGTATCCTACTACTGAATTACCAGAAGGCGGAGAAGAGGGAAGTGAATACATCTGTCAATTGA
- a CDS encoding ABC transporter ATP-binding protein: MAAYEEQDYNKPFSFKTWAKMLPFFKPYTKFFAVTIGLNLILAGIDVLVPLFQSYAIDNFIALNTLKGLNIFALVYVAMIVTQTVSVYISVHAATTIEMNVGKDLKKAQFEHLQTLSFSYYNTTPVGYIHARVMSDTLKIAGMIAWGLVDMFWAFIYVISVFVIMFLLNWKLALIIMLIVPCIAVLTVYFQNKILHWNRRVRKVNSQITSAYNEGITGVRTSKSMVIEEDNQNNFRGITKNMHQAATKSAMLNAIYIPTILFFSSVAAAIVLAQGGYMVQSQIMQLGTLSVFISYAVVIFEPIQQLARLLADLISCQASIERVMDLLEQQPNVTDTPEVIEKYGDMFEAKKENWERIEGDIVFEDVSFRYPDGKEYVLEHFNLHVPAGMNVAIVGETGAGKSTLVNLLGRFFEPTKGRILIDGKDYRERSQLWLHSQIGYVLQNPHLFSGTLYDNIRYGRLEATDEEVREAARKVSADIVAGKLEKGYESNVGESGGRLSTGEKQLISFARAILANPSIFVLDEATSSIDTQTEQLIQEATDQLLKGHTSFVIAHRLSTIRQADLILVVKDGKIIEEGSHRELLRQKGYYYDLYSRQFEEESAMQILAGENGI; encoded by the coding sequence ATGGCGGCATACGAAGAACAGGATTATAACAAACCCTTCAGCTTTAAAACATGGGCTAAAATGCTGCCCTTTTTTAAGCCTTATACGAAATTTTTTGCTGTTACCATTGGCCTGAATCTGATCCTGGCGGGAATTGATGTGCTGGTTCCGCTGTTTCAGAGCTATGCCATAGACAACTTTATCGCGCTGAACACATTAAAAGGGCTGAATATTTTTGCTTTGGTCTATGTGGCCATGATCGTGACCCAGACAGTATCCGTGTATATATCCGTTCACGCAGCCACGACCATCGAGATGAATGTGGGAAAGGATCTGAAGAAAGCACAGTTTGAGCATCTCCAGACCTTATCATTTTCTTATTACAATACAACTCCGGTGGGATATATCCATGCCAGGGTCATGAGTGATACACTCAAGATAGCGGGTATGATCGCGTGGGGGCTGGTGGATATGTTCTGGGCATTTATCTATGTGATCAGCGTATTTGTGATCATGTTTCTGCTCAATTGGAAGCTGGCTTTGATCATCATGCTGATCGTGCCGTGTATTGCGGTTCTGACCGTTTATTTCCAGAATAAGATTCTTCACTGGAACAGAAGAGTGCGGAAGGTCAACTCCCAGATCACCAGCGCGTACAATGAAGGGATCACCGGTGTAAGGACATCAAAGAGCATGGTGATAGAGGAGGACAATCAGAATAACTTCCGCGGGATCACTAAGAATATGCACCAGGCAGCAACAAAGTCTGCCATGCTTAACGCCATATATATTCCGACTATTTTATTTTTCAGTTCTGTGGCGGCAGCCATTGTACTGGCACAAGGCGGATACATGGTGCAGAGCCAGATAATGCAGCTGGGAACTCTGTCAGTGTTTATCTCCTACGCAGTGGTTATTTTTGAGCCCATACAGCAGCTTGCCCGTCTTCTGGCAGATCTGATATCCTGCCAGGCCAGTATTGAGAGGGTTATGGATCTGCTGGAGCAGCAGCCCAATGTGACAGACACCCCGGAAGTAATAGAAAAATATGGGGATATGTTTGAGGCAAAGAAGGAAAACTGGGAGAGGATAGAGGGGGACATTGTCTTCGAGGATGTCTCTTTCCGGTATCCGGACGGAAAGGAATACGTGCTGGAACATTTTAATCTGCATGTGCCGGCGGGAATGAACGTGGCCATCGTGGGGGAGACCGGGGCGGGAAAATCTACTCTGGTGAACCTGCTGGGCAGGTTTTTTGAACCCACGAAAGGGCGTATCCTTATCGACGGAAAAGATTACCGGGAGCGCTCCCAGCTCTGGCTTCACAGCCAGATCGGATATGTGCTGCAGAATCCCCACCTTTTTTCAGGCACGCTTTATGACAATATCCGATACGGACGTCTGGAGGCCACAGACGAGGAGGTCAGGGAGGCGGCCAGGAAGGTTTCGGCAGATATTGTGGCAGGAAAACTGGAGAAAGGGTATGAGAGCAATGTGGGGGAGAGCGGTGGCAGGCTTTCCACAGGTGAAAAGCAGCTTATATCTTTTGCCAGGGCGATTCTGGCAAATCCAAGTATCTTTGTTCTGGATGAGGCCACATCCTCCATTGATACCCAGACGGAACAGCTCATACAGGAGGCCACAGACCAGCTTTTGAAAGGCCATACCTCTTTTGTCATTGCCCACAGGCTTTCCACCATCCGGCAGGCAGATTTGATCCTGGTGGTGAAGGATGGAAAGATCATAGAAGAGGGAAGCCACAGAGAACTGCTGAGACAGAAAGGGTATTACTATGATTTGTATTCCAGGCAGTTTGAGGAGGAATCTGCCATGCAGATTTTGGCCGGAGAAAATGGAATTTAG
- a CDS encoding GGDEF domain-containing protein, with amino-acid sequence MLKDKLYSLIHFPYEEKYRDQLELGMVSLNYKSERVIAYVMLVMQLFLILVFTLRPGSIFYSFRRLRYVIAYAVMAVGLLVLLSLHRRAKNNWRLHFKLCAVFGILLSLWVCSISYLDALGDLSIVVYCSFLPMMAAFLILSPYILSILFIFTCILTNILVLRTPYGQENVFSTLVNSIFICLLSIVYSYRMYQARLTGIYDKIVIDQKNLELQAANEKLDLLSMTDTLTALGNRRYLEESVKTPLEKYGIHMGSLAVLLLDIDFFKQYNDRYGHQQGDECLKAIASVLSSCAEDENFHAVRYGGEEFILVTTGISSEAIMEKAEQIRTSIASAKIPIPHGGDTSVTVSVGISFRGEWKPGLLETAILEADRALYQAKQNGRNRSVLFAEKS; translated from the coding sequence ATGCTAAAAGATAAATTATATTCTCTTATTCATTTTCCTTATGAAGAAAAATACAGGGACCAGCTGGAATTGGGAATGGTCTCTTTAAATTACAAGTCAGAGCGAGTCATTGCCTATGTTATGCTGGTCATGCAGCTATTTTTGATCCTAGTCTTTACCCTTCGTCCCGGCAGTATCTTCTACAGCTTTCGCAGACTCCGTTATGTGATAGCCTATGCTGTAATGGCGGTGGGACTGCTGGTGCTCCTATCCTTACACAGACGGGCCAAAAATAACTGGAGACTGCACTTCAAGCTCTGTGCAGTTTTCGGCATTCTGTTGTCTCTCTGGGTCTGCAGCATCTCCTATCTGGATGCGCTGGGTGATCTGAGTATTGTTGTATACTGTTCCTTTCTTCCTATGATGGCTGCTTTTCTTATACTGTCGCCATATATTTTAAGCATTCTGTTTATTTTCACCTGTATCCTGACCAACATACTGGTGCTCAGGACCCCGTATGGACAGGAAAATGTGTTCAGTACATTGGTAAACAGCATTTTTATCTGCCTGTTGTCCATTGTCTATTCATACCGTATGTACCAGGCGCGGCTGACTGGCATATACGATAAGATTGTCATTGACCAGAAGAATCTGGAGCTGCAGGCCGCCAACGAAAAGCTGGACCTGCTGTCCATGACCGATACCCTCACTGCGCTTGGAAACAGGCGCTATCTGGAAGAATCCGTGAAAACACCCCTGGAAAAGTACGGGATCCACATGGGTTCCCTGGCTGTCCTGCTGCTGGACATTGACTTTTTCAAACAGTATAATGACCGCTACGGCCATCAGCAGGGAGATGAATGCCTCAAGGCTATTGCCTCCGTCTTGTCCTCCTGCGCGGAAGATGAAAATTTTCACGCAGTCAGGTACGGGGGTGAAGAGTTTATTCTGGTAACCACCGGAATCTCCTCAGAAGCCATAATGGAAAAAGCGGAGCAGATCCGCACGTCCATCGCGTCTGCGAAAATCCCTATCCCCCATGGCGGTGACACTTCCGTGACAGTCAGTGTGGGCATCTCCTTTCGCGGAGAATGGAAACCCGGACTTCTGGAAACTGCCATTTTGGAGGCTGACAGAGCACTCTACCAGGCAAAACAAAACGGGCGCAACCGCAGTGTTCTGTTTGCAGAAAAGTCATAA